Part of the Erwinia amylovora genome is shown below.
TCTGTCGTCACCGCTGCTTATGTGATGGCCTTCATATGTTGCATAAAGGTTAAATTTGCTGAAGTTATGGATAAATCAGCTGTAATGTCAGGCTGTGATAGCGCTCTACCTATTTTTGCTCGCTTACGGGTAAAACTAAGCTGTAACCGTCACTGTGAGGACGTCTGTTCTCAGTTAGTATTTGTTTCAAAAGCAGTTAATGGACAGGTCGACATTTTGTTACCGATTACACCCACTGCCTGATACGGGCGCTGAAGCGGAGGGCATCATGCACAAATTGATTAAATCCCTGGCGACGATAGGTTTTGCCGCCGTTATGTCACAATTCGCTTATGCGGAAACGATGAAACTCGGTTTTCTGGTTAAACAACCGGAGGAGCCGTGGTTTCAGACCGAATGGAAATTTGCCGACAAAGCGGGTAAGGAACTGGGTTTTGAGGTGATTAAGATCGCCGTGCCTGACGGGGAAAAAACCCTGAATGCCATCGACAGCCTGGCGGCCAGCGGCGCCAGGGGTTTTGTTATCTGCACCCCGGACCCCAAACTCGGCGCGGCGATCATGGCGAAAGCGCGCAGCTATGACCTGAAGGTGATTGCCGTCGATGACCAGTTTGTTACGGCAAAAGGTCAACCAGTGGACAGCGTGCCGCTGGTGATGATGGCCGCGAGCAAAATTGGCGAACGTCAGGGCAGTGAGCTGTACCAGGAGATGCAGAAACGCCGTTGGGAGGTCAAAGAGACGGCGGTGATGGCGATCACCGCCAGCGAACTGGATACCGCGCGTCGCCGCACCGCCGGTGCGATTGCGGCGTTAAAAGCCGCCGGCTTCCCGGAAAAACAGATCTACCAGGTGCCGACTAAATCCAATGATATTCCCGGCGCATTCGATGCCGGGAACTCGTTGCTGGTGCAGCATGCCGAAGTTAAACACTGGCTGATCGTCGGCATGAATGATAACACCGTGCTGGGAGGCGTGCGCGCCAGTGAAGGGCAAGGTTTCAACGCCGCCAATGTGATCGGTATTGGCATTAACGGCGTGGATGCAGTGAGCGAACTGTCAAAAGGTAAGGCGACCGGATTCTACGGTTCGCTGCTGCCAAGCCCGGATGTGCACGGCTATCGCAGCATCAAAATGCTGCATGACTGGGTCACAAGCGGCACAGAACCGGCCAGATTTACCGAAGTCACCGACGTGGTGCTGATCACGCGTGACAACTTCAAAACCGAGCTGGCGAAAAAAGGGCTGATGTGATCAGCGCGGTATCCGTTCAGCGCAGCGGACCGGTTCTGACCAGCCGATCAGTGGGCTACGACATAACAGGAGGAATGATGACTTCGCAAGCTTCGCTCAGCTTCCACGGCATCGGTAAAACCTTTCCCGGCGTCAGGGCGTTACAGGATATCAGCTTCGAGTGCCACGCCGGAGAAGTCCACGCCCTGATGGGCGAAAACGGCGCGGGCAAATCGACCCTGCTGAAAATTCTTAGCGGCAATTATCAGCCGGACGCCGGAGAGATCCGTCTGCGCGGCCAGCCGGCGAAATTCGCCAACACAACCGATGCACTTCACGCCGGGGTGGCGATCATCTATCAGGAACTGCATCTGGTGCCGGAAATGTCGGTGGCAGAAAATATCTTTCTGGGGCAGCTACCGCAGCGCGCCGGACTGCTCAATCGGGCCAGACTGCGATCGCAAGCGGCCCGCCAGCTGAACTCACTTGGGCTGGATATCGATCCTGAGCTGCCGCTGAAATACCTCTCGCTGGGCCAGTGGCAGATGATTGAGATCGCCAAAGCGCTGGCGCGCAATGCCAGCATCATCGCTTTTGATGAGCCGACAAGTTCGTTATCGGCGCGGGAAATTGAGCAGCTGTTCCGCGTTATTCGCCAGCTGCGCGCCGATGGCAAGGTGGTGCTGTATGTGTCGCACCGGATGGCGGAGATATTCGCTCTCAGTGATGCGATTACCGTGTTTAAAGACGGTCGCTTTGTGCAAACCTTCAAAGACATGGCGAGCACCCGCCACGAACGGCTGGTGGCAGCGATGGTTGGGCGCGAAATGGGTGACATTTATGGCTACCGTCCGCGCCAGCAGGGAGAGGTGCGACTGCGGTTGGATAAGGTGCAGGCTCAAGGGGTGCGCAGCCCGATATCGCTTAGCGTGCGCGCCGGGGAGATCGTCGGTTTGTTCGGCCTGGTGGGTGCAGGGCGTAGCGAGCTGCTGAAAGGTATCTTCGCGGCGACTCGCCTTGCCGGCGGCGAGCTGCGGCTGGATGGTAAAACGCTGAATCTGCGCGAACCGGGCGATGCTATCCGTGCCGGCATTATGCTGTGCCCGGAGGATCGCAAGGCCGATGGCATCATCGCGGTGCATTCGGTGCGCGACAATATCAATATCAGCGCCAGACGTCATCACCTGACCGCCGGCTGTTTGATCGACCGCAGTTGGGAAACATCAAACGCCGAGACGCACATTCGCTCGCTGAATATCAAAACGCCGTCAGCCAGCCAGCTGATGGTGAATCTGTCCGGCGGCAATCAGCAGAAAGCGATTCTGGGCCGCTGGCTGTCGGAGCAGATGAAAGTGCTACTGCTGGACGAGCCGACGCGCGGTATTGACGTTGGGGCGAAAAACGAAATCTACCAGCTGATCTACGCGTTGGCACAGCAGGGGATTGCCATTCTGTTTGCTTCCAGCGATCTGCCGGAAGTCATGGGGTTGGCAGACCGTATTCTGGTGATGCGTGAAGGAGAAATAGCGGGAGAGCTGGACCATAACGATGCAACGGAGGCGTTGACCTTAAGTCTGGCGATGCCCAAAACCGCCACTCCGCTGGCCTGAATAGACGGGAGCAAATGATGTCTGATACTTCAACAGTTAAACCAGTGACGCTGTCACGTTTTCGCCCAGGCCGCATTTGGGATAATTTCGGTATGCTGGTGGTGTTCGCCGTGCTGTTTATCACCTGCACGCTGTTCATCCCCAACTTTGGCTCATTAATCAACATGAAAGGGCTTGGGCTGGCGATGTCGATGTCTGGCATGGTGGCCTGTGGCATGCTGTTCTGCCTCGCTTCCGGTGACTTTGACCTGTCGGTTGCCTCGGTGATTGCCTGTGCCGGGGTGGTTTGTGCGGTGGTGATTAACCTCACCGAAAGCCTGTGGATCGGGGTGGCGGCAGGATTGCTGCTTGGCGTGACCAGTGGGTTTATCAACGGCTTTGTCATTGCCAGACTGAAGATTAACGCATTGATTACCACGCTGGCCACCATGCAGATTGTGCGCGGCCTGGCCTATATCTTCGCCGACGGTAAAGCGGTGGGCATTGAAGATGAACGCTTCTTTGCCCTTGGCTATGCCAGCTGGCTGGGTGTTCCGGCACCGGTGTGGCTGACCATCATTACCCTGCTGATATTTGGTTTTCTGCTGAACAAAACCACCTTTGGCCGCAATACGCTGGCGATCGGCGGTAACGAAGAGGCGGCGCGATTGGCGGGTGTACCGGTGGCGCGCACGCGCATAATCCTGTTCATCCTTTACGGCTTAGTCTCGGCGGCGGCGGGCATCATTCTCGCTTCCCGTATGACCAGCGGTCAGCCGATGACCTCGCTAGGCTACGAGCTGATTGTGATTTCCGCTTGCGTACTGGGTGGCGTCTCGCTCAAGGGGGGATCGGAAAAATCTCCTACGTGGTGGCCGGGGTGCTGATACTTGGCACGGTTGAGAATGCCATGAATCTCCTCAATATCTCGCCTTTCTCACAGTACGTGGTACGTGGACTGATATTGTTAGCGGCAGTCATTTTTGACCGCTATAAGCAGAAAGCGAAAGCGTTCTGACGGGAGGGTGTATGTTTCATCGTCTGGCGCCGGTGGCGCAATCTAACCCGCTGTTGCCGGGTTACCTGTTCAGCGCCTGGCTGGTGGCCGGGCTGACGCCAATCGATGCGGCGGGACCGCTTGATTTTTATATCGACCGGCCACAGGGCATGCAGGGTTTTATTCTTAACCTGACGATAAAAGGCCGTGGACGGGTGGCCAACGGGCAAGAAGCCTTTGACTGTGAACCCGGCGATGTGCTGCTTTTTCAGCCTGAGACAGCGCACTACTACGGTCGCTCGCCGGACAGCGACTGCTGGTATCACCGCTGGATCTATTTTCGTCCGCGTGCGTACTGGAGCGACTGGCTGTCATGGCAGGATCAGAAACGGGGAGTCGGTCGTCTGCGCCTGTCGCCGTTATTGCACGACGAGTTTGAGCGCCTGTTCGTCACTATCGAAGAGACGCATAATGCCGGGCGGCGTTATGCCGAAGAGCTGGCGATGAACCTGCTGGAACGTCTGCTGCTACGTGCCATTCAGGAAGATCCGCGCAGTCAGCAGCAGGTGCGCGATGCCCGCGTGGTGGAAGCTTGCCAGTACGTTATGCAGCATCTGGCGGCAGAGGTGAAAATTGATCAGGTCGCCAGACACGTCTGTTTGTCACCCTCGCGGCTGGCGCACCTTTTTCGCCAGCAGATGGGGGTTAATTTGCTGCGCTGGCGTGAAGATCAGCGTGTTCAGCGTGCCAGGCTGCTGTTACAAAGCACGCGGCAGCCGATAGCCAGCGTTGGCCGCGAAGTCGGCTACGACGATCAGCTCTATTTCTCACGCGTATTCCGTAAACGGGCGGGAGTCAGCCCCAGTGATTTTCGCCGCCGCAGCATGGAGGCGGCAGATGTGCAGCCGGGCAGGGAAGCGGGAAGTTAACCCGACGTGACGTGAAACAATATTTCAGCCGTATCCCGCTTGTCCTGACACGGTCGATGGTCTTAAATCAATGAGCGACTATGTGAGGGAAAAAAATGAGTGACAAGATCCGCGTTGGCCTGGTGGGATATGGCTTCGCCAGTAAAACCTTCCATGCGCCTTTAATTGCCGGCACGTCCGGCATGGAACTGGCCGCCATCTCCAGCAGTGATGCGAACAAAGTTCACGCTGAATGGCCGTCAGTACAGGTAGTAACCGATCCGCAGACGCTGTTTAGCGATCCGTCGCTGCAACTGGTGGTGATCCCCACCCCAATGATACCCACTTCCCGCTGGCTAAAGCGGCCCTGAACGCCGGTAAACACGTGGTGGTGGATAAACCCTTTACCGTTACCCTGTCACAGGCCCATGAGCTGGAGGCGTTGGCGCACGCGAAAGGGCTGCTGCTGTCGGTCTTTCATAACCGGCGCTGGGACAGTGATTTCCTGACGCTGAAAGCGCTGCTGGCGGAAGGTGTGCTGGGTGAAGTGCGCTACTTTGCATCTCACTTCGACCGTTTCCGTCCTGGAGTTCGCCAACGCTGGCGCGAGCAGCAAGGTGCTGGCAGCGGCATCTGGTACGATCTGGGGCCGCATCTGATCGATCAGGCTTTACAGCTGTTTGGTTCGCCGGTGGCAATCAACCTTGATATTGCCAATATCCGTCCGGGAGCAGTGACCACCGATTATTTCCACGCCACGCTCATTTACCCGCAGCGCCGGGTGATCCTGCATGCCAGCATGCTGGTGGCCGCCGATTCAGCGCGTTACCAGGTGCACGGCACCCACGGCAGCTTTATTAAATATGGCCTCGACCCACAGGAGCAGAGCCTGAAATCAGGTGCGCGCCCGCCGCAGGAGGAGTGGGGTTACGATATGCGCGACGGCGTGCTGACGGTAGCGGATGGCGAAACGCAGGTGGAAAAGACCTTGCTCACCCTCCCTGGCAATTATCCTGCTTACTATGCGGGGATCCGTGATGCGGTGAACGGCACGGGTGAAAACCCGGTGAAAGTCGCAGAGGCGATTCAGGTGATGGAGATAATCGAGCTGGGCCTGCTGTCTGCCGAGAAGCGCCAGACGGTATCACTGAAATAAAACCCGCCCGTTGTGCCAGTGCTGTAGGCCATGGCATACAGCACCGGCAGCATGTGGCGTTAAGCCGCCCGGGCGCGAACCACGGCTTTTTCTGCATCGCTCAGGAAAGCAATGTTGAGACCATTCTCCTGAGCCACGCGCAGTTGCTGCGCGCTCAGACCCGCCGCGGGTGCAGCCACCTTGTATTCATGATCTATTTCGATTCCCTGTACGGCCGGGTCGTCGGTATTGATAGTAGCCAGAATACCGTGTTCGAGGAATTTTTTTAGCGGATGCTGGGCCAGCGAAGCAACGGTACTGGTTTGAATATTTGACGTCAGGCAGGATTCAATGCCGATACCCTTGTTTGCCAGGAAATCCATTAGCGCCGGATCCTGCACCGCTTTAACACCGTGGCCGATGCGCTCCGCGCCCAGTTCACGAATTGCCTGCCAGATACTCTCCGGGCCAGCGGCTTCTCCGGCGTGTACGGTAATGCGCAGCCCGGCATCGCGTGCGCGGTTAAAGTGACTGATGAACCGCTGGCCGGGAAAGCCCAGCTCATCGCCCGCCAGGTCAAGAGCAGTTATCTTGTCACGATGGGCAAGAAGGCCGTTCAGCTCTTTCAGGCAGGCTTCTTCACCGAAGGTGCGGCTCATAATGCCAATCAAACGCACGTCAATATCATGGGCGGCACAGCCGGATTCAATACCGTCGATAACCGCTTCCACCACGCCCGCCACCGGCAGTCCGTGAGTCATTGCCATATAACCCGGTGAGAAACGCAGTTCGGCATAGTGGATGCCGGCACGGGCTGCATCCTCAACGTTTTCCAGCGCCACACGACGGCAGGCATCCAGCGAACCCAGTACTTTCACTCCCCAGTCCAGCTTGTTGAGGAAACTGACCAGATCCGGCTCGGCCTCAATCACCTGTACATGCGGGCGCAGGGCAGCAAGGGTAGTGGCAGGCAGGGTGAGGTTAAACTCACGGCCGAGATCAAGAATGGTTTGCGCGCGAATATTGCCATCAAGATGGCGATGTATATCGGTAAGGGGCAGCTGGGGATCGATCATTTCGGCACTCTCGATGGTTATCAGTAAAAGTGCAGAACATTATAAAAACAGTTAGCGCAACAACGCCAGCAAATTGCGTAAAGGGCACGTTATTTGCTGTATTATCTGGCACGGGCGGCAGGAATAAAAGAGCGCCGGAAGGGCGCTCTGTGCGGAAATTACTGTGGCATGGCGGGTATGGCGTCACCCATCATATAACGCGTAAGAAACTGTTCGAGCGGCATCTTCTCACCGTTCATGGTCACCTGACCGGCAGCGTATTGCAGACTGGTAACGATATTATTGTCCTGCTGTGTGGTCACTTTAAACATCTGACCCATCGCTGCCAGACCTTTGACCTGCTGGTCAGCGAGCCGTGCGGCATCCTCCCTGGAATACCCTTCAGCCAGCGCGACATGGGTCATGGTATCGGTCGCCATGTCCATGGAAATGGCCAGTTTGGTATCCAGCGATTTCAGCACGCTGTCCAGCTGTTGAGACGGGCTTTGTGCCGTCGCCGCAGCGTTTGCCGGGTCTTTAAACTGTGCCGACAGGGTAAAAGTGCTTTCGCCTTTATCATTAGTCCAGCTAAAAGGCGCGATGGTAATGGAAGGATCGCCTTTCAACAGCAGGGGCAGATTGGCGGTCAGAATTTCGCTGGCGCGCTGCTGGTACAATTCAGGATTGGCCTGCAGCGCGGTATCGGCGCTCAAGGTTTGCAGCTGGCGGTTATAATTCTCGGAAAACGCTTTCATCGCTTTGCCGTCGAAGTCCGCCAGCTTCATTGACAGCTTGCCTTTACCGAAATTCTGCCCATCTATTTTCAGCCCGTTAAGGGTGTAATCAATCTGCCCGCTGACGCGGTTTTCTTTTGAATCGAAGGTCGATTTACCGTTCAAACCTTCCGCGGTTAATGCTTCCTTGCCGTTTACCGAAGCAATCAATTTTTGCAGCGCAACAGTCTGGTCGCCGATGCG
Proteins encoded:
- a CDS encoding arabinose ABC transporter substrate-binding protein; translated protein: MHKLIKSLATIGFAAVMSQFAYAETMKLGFLVKQPEEPWFQTEWKFADKAGKELGFEVIKIAVPDGEKTLNAIDSLAASGARGFVICTPDPKLGAAIMAKARSYDLKVIAVDDQFVTAKGQPVDSVPLVMMAASKIGERQGSELYQEMQKRRWEVKETAVMAITASELDTARRRTAGAIAALKAAGFPEKQIYQVPTKSNDIPGAFDAGNSLLVQHAEVKHWLIVGMNDNTVLGGVRASEGQGFNAANVIGIGINGVDAVSELSKGKATGFYGSLLPSPDVHGYRSIKMLHDWVTSGTEPARFTEVTDVVLITRDNFKTELAKKGLM
- the araG gene encoding L-arabinose ABC transporter ATP-binding protein AraG, whose amino-acid sequence is MMTSQASLSFHGIGKTFPGVRALQDISFECHAGEVHALMGENGAGKSTLLKILSGNYQPDAGEIRLRGQPAKFANTTDALHAGVAIIYQELHLVPEMSVAENIFLGQLPQRAGLLNRARLRSQAARQLNSLGLDIDPELPLKYLSLGQWQMIEIAKALARNASIIAFDEPTSSLSAREIEQLFRVIRQLRADGKVVLYVSHRMAEIFALSDAITVFKDGRFVQTFKDMASTRHERLVAAMVGREMGDIYGYRPRQQGEVRLRLDKVQAQGVRSPISLSVRAGEIVGLFGLVGAGRSELLKGIFAATRLAGGELRLDGKTLNLREPGDAIRAGIMLCPEDRKADGIIAVHSVRDNINISARRHHLTAGCLIDRSWETSNAETHIRSLNIKTPSASQLMVNLSGGNQQKAILGRWLSEQMKVLLLDEPTRGIDVGAKNEIYQLIYALAQQGIAILFASSDLPEVMGLADRILVMREGEIAGELDHNDATEALTLSLAMPKTATPLA
- the araC gene encoding arabinose operon transcriptional regulator AraC is translated as MFHRLAPVAQSNPLLPGYLFSAWLVAGLTPIDAAGPLDFYIDRPQGMQGFILNLTIKGRGRVANGQEAFDCEPGDVLLFQPETAHYYGRSPDSDCWYHRWIYFRPRAYWSDWLSWQDQKRGVGRLRLSPLLHDEFERLFVTIEETHNAGRRYAEELAMNLLERLLLRAIQEDPRSQQQVRDARVVEACQYVMQHLAAEVKIDQVARHVCLSPSRLAHLFRQQMGVNLLRWREDQRVQRARLLLQSTRQPIASVGREVGYDDQLYFSRVFRKRAGVSPSDFRRRSMEAADVQPGREAGS
- the add gene encoding adenosine deaminase yields the protein MIDPQLPLTDIHRHLDGNIRAQTILDLGREFNLTLPATTLAALRPHVQVIEAEPDLVSFLNKLDWGVKVLGSLDACRRVALENVEDAARAGIHYAELRFSPGYMAMTHGLPVAGVVEAVIDGIESGCAAHDIDVRLIGIMSRTFGEEACLKELNGLLAHRDKITALDLAGDELGFPGQRFISHFNRARDAGLRITVHAGEAAGPESIWQAIRELGAERIGHGVKAVQDPALMDFLANKGIGIESCLTSNIQTSTVASLAQHPLKKFLEHGILATINTDDPAVQGIEIDHEYKVAAPAAGLSAQQLRVAQENGLNIAFLSDAEKAVVRARAA
- a CDS encoding YdgA family protein translates to MKKTKIAVGVIVALGVVWTAGAWFTGKQLEKKMDQMVQQANEQIQEVAPESRLKVSYQDYQRGVFSSSARFILQSSSQTEDNSVLKPGQTVEFKEVIDHGPLPLAQLKKVNLIPSMASVHTELLNTDAVKKLFEVTKGKSIVQGETRIGYGGSTHSDIHLLPTDYSNAQSGERFAFDGGTLKIDVDDKGDQITFNADVGNVQLTGKNQLDAVVTFDLSGLRLDANTHLSPEGMRIGDQTVALQKLIASVNGKEALTAEGLNGKSTFDSKENRVSGQIDYTLNGLKIDGQNFGKGKLSMKLADFDGKAMKAFSENYNRQLQTLSADTALQANPELYQQRASEILTANLPLLLKGDPSITIAPFSWTNDKGESTFTLSAQFKDPANAAATAQSPSQQLDSVLKSLDTKLAISMDMATDTMTHVALAEGYSREDAARLADQQVKGLAAMGQMFKVTTQQDNNIVTSLQYAAGQVTMNGEKMPLEQFLTRYMMGDAIPAMPQ